A single genomic interval of Blastocatellia bacterium harbors:
- the folK gene encoding 2-amino-4-hydroxy-6-hydroxymethyldihydropteridine diphosphokinase, translating into MREHIAFIGLGSNLGDREAYLAGARRALSHYGILERCSSLYETEPVDVRDQPRFLNQVIALRTPLDPIALLRACQAIERALGRERLIPKGPRTIDLDLLLYEDRVLTLQTEDVQLILPHPRLHQRRFVLVPLCEIYPDGCHPVLGKPFSQLLAELTDTAEVTLYAKVFA; encoded by the coding sequence ATGAGGGAGCATATCGCATTCATCGGACTTGGATCAAACCTCGGCGATCGGGAGGCCTATCTTGCGGGCGCGCGACGGGCTTTGTCCCACTACGGGATATTGGAACGCTGCTCCTCTCTCTACGAGACTGAGCCGGTGGACGTCCGCGATCAACCTCGCTTTCTCAATCAGGTCATCGCCCTGCGCACGCCGCTGGATCCCATCGCCTTGCTCCGCGCCTGTCAGGCGATCGAACGGGCGCTCGGGCGCGAACGCCTCATCCCCAAGGGCCCGCGCACGATTGATCTCGACCTCTTGCTCTACGAAGATCGAGTCCTCACGCTTCAGACCGAAGACGTGCAGCTCATCCTCCCGCATCCGCGCCTCCATCAGCGGAGATTTGTGCTGGTTCCTCTGTGTGAGATCTACCCTGACGGCTGCCATCCTGTTCTCGGAAAGCCGTTCTCTCAATTGCTCGCGGAACTGACGGACACGGCCGAGGTCACCCTCTACGCGAAAGTGTTTGCCTGA
- a CDS encoding class I SAM-dependent rRNA methyltransferase: MRGAARLQSGHLWVYAADLVDAGGAQGGEIVAVADTRGRRLGWALYSDRSQIALRWIAEPDLEITRAFWRERLLRAADLRHRMLGDVEAYRLVFAESDRLPSLIIDRYGDCFVLQTLSQGMEALKPLWVDLLVELFAPRAIVERNDVKVRALEGLPLTKGVLYGTVPEHVEVTLGEGRFQIDVLQGQKTGAFLDQQENYRAAARYARGRVLDGFCYGGGFAVHLAARAESVLAVDISAEAVEQARRNAERNSRTNVTVVEGNVFDLLRELDQRQERFDLIVLDPPAFAKSRAAVPGALRGYKEINLRALRLLQPEGVLVTCSCSYHMSEEMFLEMLRAAAADARRSVRILERRTQASDHPILLSMPETHYLKCVILQVF, from the coding sequence ATGCGCGGAGCCGCGCGCTTACAGAGCGGGCACCTTTGGGTTTATGCCGCGGATTTGGTGGATGCGGGAGGGGCGCAGGGCGGGGAGATCGTCGCCGTGGCCGATACGCGGGGGAGACGGCTCGGCTGGGCTCTCTATAGCGATCGCTCGCAGATCGCGTTGCGATGGATCGCTGAGCCAGACCTGGAGATCACTCGCGCGTTCTGGCGCGAGCGGCTCCTGCGCGCAGCAGACCTCCGCCATCGGATGCTCGGTGATGTCGAAGCCTATCGGCTCGTTTTCGCGGAGAGCGATCGGCTGCCCTCGCTCATTATTGATCGCTATGGGGACTGCTTCGTCCTGCAAACGCTCTCGCAGGGGATGGAGGCATTGAAGCCGCTTTGGGTGGATCTGCTGGTGGAGCTGTTCGCGCCGCGCGCGATCGTCGAGCGCAATGATGTGAAGGTGCGCGCGCTCGAGGGATTGCCGCTGACGAAGGGCGTGCTCTACGGGACGGTACCCGAGCACGTGGAGGTCACGTTGGGCGAAGGGCGATTCCAGATAGACGTGTTGCAGGGGCAGAAGACGGGGGCATTCCTCGATCAGCAGGAGAATTATCGAGCGGCCGCTCGCTATGCGCGAGGGCGCGTCTTGGACGGCTTTTGTTACGGTGGCGGCTTCGCTGTGCATTTGGCCGCTCGCGCCGAGAGTGTGCTGGCCGTGGACATCTCCGCCGAGGCCGTGGAACAAGCCCGTCGAAATGCGGAGAGAAATAGCCGGACGAACGTGACCGTCGTCGAAGGGAATGTCTTCGACCTCTTGCGGGAACTGGATCAGCGACAGGAACGCTTCGACCTGATCGTGCTCGATCCCCCGGCCTTCGCCAAGAGTCGCGCGGCCGTCCCTGGTGCGCTGCGCGGATACAAGGAGATCAACTTGCGCGCTCTTCGACTCCTGCAACCGGAGGGCGTGCTGGTGACGTGCAGTTGCTCCTACCACATGAGCGAAGAGATGTTTCTCGAAATGTTGCGCGCAGCTGCCGCCGATGCCCGGCGTTCGGTGCGAATCCTCGAACGGCGAACGCAGGCCTCCGATCATCCGATCCTGCTCTCGATGCCGGAGACGCATTATCTCAAGTGCGTGATCCTGCAGGTGTTCTGA
- a CDS encoding response regulator, with product MAKILIVDDEPNIRLLYATILTEGGHEVVEAEDGHQTLKALESEPFDLVILDIRLKAESGLDLLREIAARYPQIPVIICSAYASFQDDYTSWLAHSYCVKSTDPRALMEEVERVLAQRTAPRTRDAGS from the coding sequence ATGGCGAAGATCTTGATTGTGGATGATGAGCCGAACATTCGGCTCCTCTATGCGACCATATTGACCGAGGGCGGGCATGAGGTCGTCGAAGCCGAAGATGGGCACCAGACGCTCAAGGCCCTCGAGAGCGAACCCTTCGATCTGGTGATCCTCGACATTCGCTTGAAGGCCGAGAGCGGACTCGATCTCCTTCGGGAGATCGCCGCGCGATATCCGCAGATCCCGGTCATCATCTGCTCGGCTTACGCCTCATTCCAGGACGACTACACGTCCTGGCTCGCGCACAGCTATTGTGTGAAGTCGACCGATCCTCGCGCGCTCATGGAGGAAGTGGAGCGCGTCCTCGCCCAGCGGACGGCTCCCCGCACGCGCGATGCTGGATCGTGA
- a CDS encoding TonB-dependent receptor, with protein sequence MIRPLILLLIAFATSLLLITRPNGWANDLDHAALEGFVLDPTEAVIPGATIALIEQQTGMKRTATSDARGWYRLAMLPPGTYALRAEAPGFSPFEYRELLLKAGHTQRLDLRLRPGSLVEVVTVTDTETLDPTRTVVGLSLRSEEIEALPINGRNPLDLVFLFASVQAEPFETRDLGDPATRDVVADPPQEAGIFSLSGGRAYSNNITIDGFDNNDDRTARERAIPSLESIAEVQIITNQFSAEYGRASGGRLNFFTRRGANQFRGAIFGDFQDESLNANSFFRNARGQKRAPFQRREYGGRLGGPIRRDRFFFFGVIERQEEPDTDAIIALLPVDPRANPAYPLQETPTGRPFVRDGVQVALFEDEVSALGHRTYASGRFDAAFGGAHQLLLRFDITRTNRLRARDQGATLREGLFNRRRNSMAYAIQDTWAIGSRLFAQLRFQYSALTPNVTPSVMRPGVIVGSSRGLTLPVASGFIAGAAGFPETRAERRFQWAGALTRQSGPHTFKLGADIMHLRSATRQLHLFFGFYNFPSFGDFVAGTPSRYRQRIGQPEQPIHNTILGGFLQEEWRARPNLTLTFGLRYDRETALDHDKNNWGPRLALAWAPGHRAQTVLRSGIGVFYNRVLLRTLEDFAVQSRLFEIDLGSGPGATGRLEELNRIGGFPNIFPNDPTHPLVRDLIRPIQNTRRLSPDLRIPYSVQSSLGIERQFGRTLTLEVSYVFNRTLRLWRGRNVNAPIPPLGGFVAFLLDPPEGFPGVVKAPDGKTAFDNSARQIADVGIRFVRFDLSATRSRDVGSGANRIRVYGLNALGGGATTTDPVLAALNAVRRLRPNPNLGEIEQLQSDGQATYHGLHVIASARFARHLRFRVSYTLSKLIDLMDLNTSSPQDEFNLALERGLGRTDERHRFVLSGTLGMPRALGGLELTPIVTFSSGRPFNITTNAQDRNLSDTLTDRPHFLGRGPIRFVKPGDTARSEAMAAQFLFPTIGTNGTLGRNVGRGPGTRRVDVRFSRTIRAGERLVLRPWVNAYNLFNTPNFIMTGFYGPLDEREGRSVFLQPRAARRPRTLELGLRLEF encoded by the coding sequence ATGATTCGCCCTCTCATTCTTCTCCTCATCGCATTCGCGACGAGCCTTCTGCTCATCACAAGACCAAACGGATGGGCCAACGACTTGGACCACGCGGCATTGGAAGGATTTGTCCTCGATCCGACGGAGGCGGTGATTCCGGGAGCGACGATCGCGCTCATCGAGCAGCAGACCGGAATGAAACGAACGGCCACCAGCGACGCACGCGGATGGTACCGGCTGGCGATGCTCCCTCCGGGAACGTATGCGCTTCGCGCGGAAGCGCCGGGCTTCTCCCCCTTCGAATATCGCGAGCTGCTGCTGAAGGCCGGACACACCCAGCGCCTGGACCTGCGGCTTCGCCCCGGGAGCCTCGTCGAAGTCGTCACGGTCACCGATACAGAGACGCTCGATCCGACGCGCACGGTCGTCGGTCTGAGTTTGCGAAGCGAGGAGATCGAGGCCCTCCCGATCAATGGGAGGAATCCGCTCGATCTCGTCTTCCTCTTCGCGAGCGTCCAAGCCGAACCTTTTGAGACGCGCGATCTCGGCGATCCCGCGACGCGCGACGTCGTGGCGGACCCCCCACAAGAAGCGGGCATCTTCTCGCTCTCGGGCGGACGCGCATACTCGAACAACATCACCATAGATGGTTTCGACAACAACGATGATCGCACGGCGCGCGAGCGCGCGATCCCCAGTTTGGAATCCATCGCCGAAGTCCAAATCATCACCAACCAATTCTCCGCCGAATATGGGCGCGCCTCTGGCGGTCGCCTCAACTTCTTCACCCGTCGCGGAGCGAACCAATTCCGCGGAGCGATCTTCGGTGACTTTCAAGACGAGAGCCTCAACGCCAATAGCTTCTTCCGCAATGCGCGTGGACAGAAGCGCGCCCCGTTTCAACGGCGCGAATACGGTGGTCGGCTCGGCGGTCCGATCCGTCGCGATCGGTTCTTCTTCTTCGGCGTCATCGAACGTCAGGAAGAGCCGGATACGGACGCCATCATCGCCCTGCTTCCGGTGGATCCGCGCGCGAATCCGGCCTATCCCCTGCAGGAGACGCCCACCGGTCGGCCTTTCGTGCGCGATGGCGTTCAGGTTGCTCTCTTCGAGGACGAAGTGAGCGCGCTCGGCCATCGCACATACGCGAGCGGTCGGTTCGACGCGGCATTCGGAGGAGCGCACCAGCTCCTCTTGCGTTTCGACATCACTCGCACCAATCGGCTGCGCGCGCGCGATCAAGGAGCGACGCTTCGCGAAGGCCTCTTCAACCGACGTCGCAATTCCATGGCCTATGCCATCCAAGACACTTGGGCGATCGGCTCGCGGCTCTTCGCTCAGCTTCGCTTCCAGTATTCGGCGCTCACGCCCAATGTGACGCCGAGCGTGATGCGCCCGGGCGTGATCGTCGGCAGCAGTCGCGGCCTGACGCTCCCGGTCGCGAGCGGCTTCATCGCGGGAGCGGCGGGATTTCCTGAGACGCGCGCGGAACGTCGCTTCCAATGGGCGGGTGCGCTCACCCGACAATCGGGACCTCACACGTTCAAGCTCGGCGCCGACATCATGCATCTGCGCTCGGCGACGCGACAGCTCCACCTCTTCTTCGGCTTCTACAACTTCCCGAGCTTCGGAGACTTCGTCGCCGGCACCCCCTCGCGTTATCGGCAGCGGATCGGTCAGCCCGAACAGCCCATCCACAATACGATTCTCGGCGGTTTCCTCCAGGAGGAATGGCGTGCGCGTCCGAATCTGACGCTCACTTTCGGCCTCCGGTATGATCGAGAGACCGCGCTCGATCACGATAAGAACAATTGGGGCCCGCGCCTGGCCCTGGCATGGGCTCCCGGCCATCGCGCCCAGACGGTGCTCCGAAGTGGCATCGGCGTCTTCTACAACCGCGTCCTGCTGCGGACTCTGGAAGACTTCGCCGTGCAATCGCGCCTGTTCGAGATTGACCTCGGCAGCGGACCCGGCGCGACCGGACGTTTGGAAGAGCTGAACCGAATCGGGGGCTTCCCCAACATCTTCCCCAACGATCCGACGCATCCGCTGGTCCGCGATCTCATCCGCCCGATCCAAAACACACGTCGTCTCTCGCCGGATCTTCGAATCCCGTACAGCGTACAAAGCAGCTTGGGGATCGAACGGCAATTTGGCCGAACGCTCACGCTCGAAGTCAGCTATGTCTTCAACCGCACGCTTCGACTCTGGCGCGGTCGCAACGTGAATGCGCCAATTCCACCTCTGGGTGGATTCGTGGCTTTTCTCCTCGATCCGCCCGAAGGATTCCCTGGCGTGGTGAAGGCTCCCGATGGGAAGACCGCCTTCGACAACAGCGCCCGCCAGATCGCCGATGTGGGCATTCGCTTCGTCCGATTTGATCTGAGCGCCACGCGCTCGCGCGACGTTGGCAGTGGTGCCAACCGCATTCGCGTTTATGGCCTGAACGCGCTGGGTGGAGGCGCGACGACGACCGATCCCGTGCTTGCCGCGTTGAACGCCGTGCGTAGGCTCCGTCCGAATCCCAATCTTGGAGAGATCGAGCAGCTTCAGTCCGATGGCCAAGCGACCTATCACGGCCTTCATGTGATCGCGAGCGCGCGTTTCGCTCGCCATCTCCGATTTCGCGTCTCCTACACGCTCTCTAAGCTGATTGATCTCATGGACCTCAACACCAGCTCGCCACAGGACGAATTCAATCTTGCGCTCGAGCGCGGCCTGGGGCGAACGGACGAACGCCATCGCTTCGTTTTGAGCGGCACGCTGGGAATGCCCAGGGCGCTCGGGGGATTGGAGTTAACGCCGATTGTGACGTTCTCCTCGGGCCGCCCATTCAATATCACGACGAACGCGCAGGATCGAAATCTGAGTGATACGCTGACCGATCGGCCTCATTTCCTCGGTCGAGGACCGATTCGCTTCGTGAAGCCGGGCGATACGGCGCGCTCGGAGGCAATGGCCGCGCAATTTCTCTTCCCGACGATCGGAACCAACGGGACGCTCGGTCGGAACGTGGGTCGGGGTCCGGGGACGCGGCGCGTGGACGTGCGCTTTTCTCGAACCATTCGCGCGGGCGAGCGTCTGGTGCTTCGTCCTTGGGTGAACGCGTACAATCTCTTCAACACGCCGAACTTCATCATGACGGGATTTTACGGGCCGCTAGATGAGCGCGAGGGCCGATCCGTCTTCCTGCAGCCTCGCGCGGCGCGCCGTCCGCGCACGCTCGAGCTGGGCCTGCGCCTGGAATTTTAA
- a CDS encoding ATP-binding protein: protein MARVGDSYCWLIADDPTACPYLGAQDAHLLSDVRRRNREKCIGCDELRRDLADVRRTGGPLLEALTVILDEALNRCPPILRTLQIKEELLDILRHLSRSLQLALDPDEILYKGLVAFTAGGSLGFNRALALLVEEGQLRGYFALGPRDEEEAARIWREVTERGVTLADLLDYSPEAFAREREKFRLWLERFRFMLSDSPFREAFSLPIPHVPEAGRVLEITAETPLPEALREFYGNVTFWIVPLLSHEEQPLGVLLLDNFLTRRPISAEDRLAMELFAVEIAVALERALAYAELREKMEMLEEAYRRIREHQQTIVRLREEAAIAEMMLQLTHMIKNPVVAIGGLARHLQKKLDEHSPHRRFATAIAQEASRLEETVQDFVKFAALKYSTERHPVNVNEILELLAHEKMETLRHRAPIRWHLDLGPVPPILADERQLYHCLENIVNNALEAMSDGGDLFIESRQSNGTILIIVRDTGPGLTEEAARNLFKPFFTTKPTGSGLGLYTAKRIVESLGGELQLLCQLGQGCEVIIRLPISEMPSETFAEGESARGAS from the coding sequence ATGGCGCGCGTGGGGGACAGCTATTGCTGGCTGATCGCCGACGATCCGACGGCGTGTCCGTATCTCGGCGCGCAGGACGCGCATCTGCTCTCGGACGTGCGGCGTCGAAATCGAGAGAAATGCATCGGCTGCGATGAGTTGCGTCGCGACCTCGCCGACGTGCGGCGCACCGGCGGTCCCCTCCTTGAAGCGTTGACGGTGATCCTCGATGAAGCCTTGAACCGATGCCCCCCGATCCTCCGCACGCTCCAAATCAAAGAGGAGTTGCTGGACATCCTCCGGCATCTCTCGCGCAGCTTGCAGTTGGCGCTTGATCCGGATGAGATCCTCTACAAAGGCTTGGTCGCTTTCACGGCTGGCGGGAGCCTTGGGTTCAATCGCGCGCTCGCCCTTCTGGTCGAGGAAGGTCAACTGCGCGGATATTTCGCTCTCGGCCCACGCGATGAGGAGGAAGCGGCGCGCATCTGGCGAGAGGTCACGGAACGAGGCGTGACGCTGGCCGACCTCTTGGACTATTCCCCGGAAGCCTTCGCTCGAGAGCGGGAGAAATTCCGGCTGTGGCTGGAGCGCTTTCGCTTCATGCTCTCGGACTCGCCGTTTCGCGAAGCCTTCTCGCTGCCCATCCCGCATGTGCCAGAGGCGGGCCGCGTGTTGGAGATCACGGCGGAGACGCCGCTGCCTGAGGCGCTGCGAGAATTTTATGGGAATGTGACCTTCTGGATCGTCCCATTGCTCTCTCACGAGGAGCAACCCTTGGGCGTGCTGCTGCTCGATAACTTTCTGACGAGGCGCCCGATCTCGGCCGAGGATCGGCTCGCCATGGAGTTGTTCGCTGTAGAGATCGCCGTCGCTTTGGAGCGGGCTCTCGCCTATGCGGAATTGCGCGAGAAGATGGAGATGCTCGAAGAAGCCTATCGGCGCATCCGAGAGCATCAACAGACAATCGTTCGTCTTCGAGAAGAAGCTGCGATCGCCGAGATGATGCTGCAACTGACGCATATGATCAAAAATCCGGTCGTCGCCATCGGCGGGCTCGCTCGACACCTTCAGAAGAAGCTCGATGAGCATTCCCCGCATCGCCGGTTCGCCACCGCCATCGCCCAAGAGGCCTCCCGATTGGAAGAGACGGTACAGGATTTCGTGAAATTCGCCGCGCTGAAGTACTCGACTGAGCGCCATCCGGTGAACGTCAACGAGATCCTCGAACTGCTGGCCCACGAGAAGATGGAGACCCTGCGCCACAGAGCGCCGATTCGGTGGCATTTGGATCTTGGCCCTGTCCCCCCGATTCTCGCCGATGAACGTCAGCTCTATCACTGCCTGGAGAACATCGTGAACAACGCTCTGGAAGCCATGAGCGACGGGGGCGATCTTTTCATCGAGAGCCGTCAGTCCAATGGTACGATCCTCATCATCGTCAGAGATACGGGGCCCGGCCTGACCGAAGAAGCAGCGCGCAATCTCTTCAAGCCGTTTTTCACGACCAAACCGACAGGAAGCGGACTGGGCCTCTACACGGCCAAACGAATCGTCGAGAGCCTAGGCGGAGAGCTTCAGCTCCTGTGTCAACTCGGTCAAGGGTGCGAGGTCATCATCCGCCTTCCTATTTCCGAGATGCCTTCCGAGACGTTTGCGGAAGGCGAATCGGCGCGCGGAGCTTCTTGA